AGAAGAAGTCCGCCGAGGAGCTGATGCTCGAGCTCAGCCGCGAGCTGCAGCGTCTGCGCGAGGAGAATGGGGCGCGTGCCATGCCCACCACATCACCGGAGAGTATAAGACTGGAGGAGCTGCACCAAGAGCTCGAGGAGATGCGCCAAAAGAATCGCAGTAAGCatgcaatataaacaatttgatatatttactAATTTGTGTGTTATGTTCGCGAGCAGCACTTGGGGAGCAGAACGAGGAGCTGCAGGCCACCGTGCTGGAGAACCAGGCCACCATGCTGACCAATGGTGTGGAACAGGGTCGCCATTTGCTAAGCGGCACGCTCAATAATCTCGCCCAGGAGCTGGAGGAAATGTCACAAGCTCAGGTGTGTgtaagccgccgccgccgcagcatcAAAGCTTTCGCTTTCCtagtatatatagaatataccaccccaccccacgcATATCCATGTACATTCGACACGCCCACTTTGTCGCACAGTTAAACACGCCGCCCACGGCACAGTCGTCTAGAATTTAGAATGAGCTCGCTCTGCTTTGTCTCTTTGCCCACGCTTCAGTGCTTTGTGCTTGTCTTACTTAtatcataattattattatatttattgtattacaGGATTCTGTGGATTCAGCCACATTAGCATCCTTAAGCCAGGTAATGCTTATACaccaaaacgaaaacaaaattcaCTAAAACTCAAATGCACTTACACACACTTACAAACGGTTTGGGCGCCACTGTGCATGCTGTGTGCTGCAGTTTGACAGCCACTGCTTCAAAGTTAACTGGTTGCGGTTTTATAAGTTTTCCAATTGTGTTCTCTATTCACATAGTCTAAGCCTAATCGGAACATTCAGTTGTACATAAGACACTCAATTGCCATTCATGcctgtttatgtttatgtgttttcattaatttataatatattcatatgtatattatgtacacgatattaaactatttgcacttgcagctgcagcaggccTTCCAGGAAAAGGAGGATGAGAATGTGCGTCTCAAGCATTACATCGATACCATCTTACTCAACATCGTGGAGAACTATCCGCAGTTGCTCGAAGTGAAGCCAATGGAACGCAAATGAATGAACAAACTCCAATTGGGCCTCTTTGTGTCCGAACCACCtacaattaactaaattactAAATGTACTAATGTTAAAGTAACTGCTACGTTTAAGCGAACCcccataataatatttatgtatgtgtaacaCTTAagtcataatttattttataacaaatttatggtAACTTTTAAActgaacaacaaaacaaaataaattaattgaataatgtACTATATGTAAAATTAGTTGAATGCATATGCTTCAGCTaattgctgtgtgtgtaaaaattgAACGTTTGTAAAATAGCAATTCAAGTGAGAAATTATTAATGTCGAAAATTCTGTTTGTTTCTAGTTAACTGTTGAGTCCTAAAGATATTATCTATAAAAATGTGTTAGCTACTAAGACTACTCTTATACactttttaaatgaaacaataTTTATGAACAACAAACCGTTTGTAATAcaactttatatatgtatgtataatggAACTTGAGAAGGCATAGAGCAGGCAACTATTTtgatttacaaatatattacaaaagCATATAGTTTAGTGATATGGCAACAGTAAAGCGAATAGGAAGAAGTCTGtaatttctaatttgttttttattcatcagcagcttattgttagtctGCTGCCtacttattatataaatatccAAACAGAACCTATCAAAAATTTGCGTTTATGGTATGGACAATCCGCAGGATATATGGTTGGAGCTTTAGTTGGTATTGTACAGAAATTATCTTATAAACAGAAACATATGCAGATAATACTtagacacatacatacatataccaTATTACTTTAATGTATACCTTATCAATGGACGTAATGTGCAAAAGCTTAGGGATCGTTAACAATATGTTATTGTAGTTAACCAGCCACACAACGCGATCCCTGTGTATACAAGAACTCAAGTGGTCAACTCAATTTTATATctactatatgtatatcgaAATGCAAGCAATGAGCGAAACTCTAAtgatcaaaatatttgctgcctTTAACTGTTTTTAGTTCTATGCGTGTATAGAAACAAGTCCGTTTATAACTTAAATCTACGTAGTATGTAATTGCTTAACATTAAAGTTTTAACGTAATTTACACTAAGAAATTATGCTAAaccaataaaatttattttgcaaaaaacaGCCTGCCTTAATGCTAATGAGCTacagttaaaaatttataatatgcacACAAAACGTAACgtaaaaataacatttggATTTATTGAGGAAAGAGCCAGAACCGGTTCTTGAGCTGTTGCTTGGGCTGTATGCAACCGGTTGATGATGCTGATCATTGTCCCAGACGCTATAAAAGCGTTAATCAAACTCATTTCAGGACACACAAGTCTTTAGACCGTTGCCAGTTGGAGGATGTAcaaatttagctttttattggCCACAGGTAAAATCGGTGATTTCCAAACGCATCGTAACTGATTTCTTTTCTTTCAGTGCTGCTGAGCTGCGCAGAGTTGGGCACAGCGCAGGTGAAGCCAAGTGCAGAGATCGGTCGGGTCACGGTCCAAGTACCGTTGCTGTCCAATGGAAAGCCCGTTATGTCCAATGCCAATGATCAAGTGGAGGTGGCTGATGTGCAAGAGATAAAGCCGGACAAAGTTGTCCCGCCGCTGGCCCAGGTACCACCGAAAGTACAAGAGTCTTCGTTATCAAAGGTGCGTCGGATGCGAGCTATAGCTATGAGTCCCGTCTTGCCCAATCATGGAATTCGCAATCCGGTAGCTTTAAAGTCGCGTAAGGCCAGATCTGCTTGGTCTACGGCTAAGCCTCATTCTGGGCGTCCCAAGCCGTGGTATGCTTCAGCTTTGTACCCCAAATCATGGTCCTGGCGCCCCAAATCTTGGTATGCTCCTGCCTGGTGGCACCCTCGACCAATGCTCCCCAAGCTGCGTAAAATGCGATCAGTTGTAACCACAATGACTACCAATGTGCCGCCAGCAAGCTCGACCGTTCACTCGGTGCGTCCTAAATCCGCGAAGAACTGTTATAATATGCTAGTAACTGGCATGCTGGCCACCACGATTATGCCCATGCCACCAACACCCGTCGAGAATTGTGATGAGCTCTGCACCAAGTTCGAGCTGAATCCCATATGCGCCTACAACGGTATCTGCATACATGAGTTTCCGAACCAGTGCGTTATGGACACATTCAACTGCAAACATCGCGATCTGTCCTTCCGTGCCGTAGATGAGGACGTCTGTAATATGTCCCTGTGCGCTCGTCGCTGCACAGAAGAGGATCTCAAGGTGTAAAATTTTGGgcatgttttattttgaaatttttaagcCATACATATAACTGATTATGAATGTAGAACATTTTCTACTCTATGCGTCCTTTAAATgataataaattgcacaattaTTCGTGAAAAGAGATATTACTATCCAACTATCCTTGTTTATCaagagtatatatatatatatatatactctatGCTCCCTGTTGTGCCTCAAGCAGAccgaatttgtttttaagctttgCATTTACGACTAATACTAAGTACTAAGTACTCTGCGTTTATTTTGAGCAGCACGAGTGTTAAATTTCACAGTTTCTAATGTTTCTGCTAATCGAACTGTAAAAATccattaaaatcaatttttaccATGAAGCTTTTTACTTTATCGACGTTACGTCAAGAACCGAAACTCAAAATAAATGCGGCTAATTTTGCTCTTTGACTGGAGCaaagtgaaaatatttaatatttatgcaacataaatatatatatatatatatatatatatataactattacATTTTACAGTAAAAATGTAAGAACTTACAATTTCACATTTGTTTTCAGAACACTTGCAAACAGcgaacaacaagcaaagcgcaGGCCAACTTTTCACTTTAAATGCGTGATTCAATATTTTCAGATATACTTGAGTTGTGGTTGAGTTGAGTTAGAACTTCATTGTAAATCAAtccatttaaaaaatataaagttatcAATGTCAAAGTTTTTGTAATGATACATTTCATTACAAAAACTTTGTCATTTCAGCATTGTTCATAGGCAAGAAAAGCGCATAGAATTGACgcctaaaaatataatttgtacatGTGTGCTAGATGCTTGTTAAATTTCACAGATTCATTCTGATTCAGTTCCCTATAAGCTGTGAAGATTCAATGTATTccactttaattaaatgtgaaacaattgcaattttctgCAGCTAACTGCCTTGTTAAGGTTATACAgccaataattttattaaacggAATTGGTTTGCATTTTTGAATCATTTGAGTGAAAATGAACATCTTaacagcatttattttcatcTTGCTCTTGTCAAGTGTCTGGCACgttaaagctaaacaaataaaaattaatatactaTAAACTATGCAAGCGAACAAACAATATCGTGAAACAGAAACGCTTCGcgccttttttgtttattcctGCGGCGCTTGGTGCACTTTCAGCTCTGGGGGGCGGGGCGGCCGGCGGTGAAGGTGGCAAAGGCGGTGAAGGTGGCAAAGGCGGTGAGGCTTCGAGTTCATCATCATCTAACTccaaataatgataataataatatgaatcAACTTGGGCCAAAATAATTGGGAGTTTTAATAACAATCAAGCGAACAGTTTTAATAAtcatgcaacaaatatttgtgattAGACGGTATGTACTTCATATAATTCTTACATTTTACAGTGAATATATACTTACAAtttcacatttgtttttagaaCACTTGCAAAGAGAGGGCAACAAGCAAAGCGCAGGTCAActattcattttaaatgagTGATTCTCAATCTTCagaataaatagttttgtggGCTCAAGTGCTAAAGTTAAAATTTCATTGTAAATCAatccaattaaaaaatataaagttatcAATGTCAAAGTTTTTGTAATGATACATTTCATTACAAAGTTTTCATTTCAGCCATGTCATTAGCAGAAAAAGGCATAGAATGacgctaaaatataaatttgtacatatgtTGCTATATGCTTCTTAATTTCAATATCATTTGATTCAGATCATATTAGCTGTGAAGACTCCTGTATTCCACTTTAATTATGATGGAAAAATTCCCGAATTTTTGCAGCTAACTCTCTTCGTAAGGTATCAgccaataattttattaagacGGAATTGGTTTCATTTTTGAATCATTGAGTGAAATGAACATTCTTaacagcatttattttcatcTTGCTCTTGTCAAGTGTCTGGCACgttaaagctaaacaaataaaaattaatattactaTAGAACCagaaaaaagtgaaacaaacAATATCGTGAAACAGAAACGCTTCGcgccttttttgtttattcctGCGGCGCTTGGTGCACTTTCAGCTCTGGGGGGCGGGGCGGCCGGCGGTGAAGGTGGCAAAGGCGGTGAAGGTGGCAAAGGCGGTGAGCAGAGTTCATCAGTCAGCCTAACTCAAAAAATGATAAATGTAATATAATCAATTAGCCAAAATAATTGGGGTTTTTcaataaatcaagcaaacCGTTATTTAATAATCATGCAACAAGATTGTGATTGGACGGTTAGTACTTTCATATCAATTCTTACATTTTACAGTGAATATATACTTacaatttcatatttgttttcagAACACTTGCAAAGAGAGGGCAACAAGCAAAGCGCAGGTCAActattcattttaaatgagTGATTCTCAATCTTCagaataaatagttttgtggGCTCAAGTGCTAAAGTTAAAACTTCATTGTAAATCAAtccaattgaaatataaagtTATCAATGTcaaagtttttataattagATGTATTCAGCATTCTTCATAGGTAGGAAGGGTATTCAATAGCATCTGCATCTGAGTGCTCCATTTGAAAGTGTTTACTTTTAAACCTTAAAATGCTTTGAATCACGCAATCCGAAATGGTAGTTCTTTTATATAAGAGTAAATTTGTGTTAAATCTACCATAGTTCCCATTTGTATTGCAAAGAAAAGCTCATAGAAttgacaaaaatataatttgtacatGTGAGCTGCATGCTTGTTAAATTTCACAGATTCAGTCCCTATAACTGTTAAGATTCAATTTATTCCACTTATTACAGAAATTTTGTCCAGCTAACTGCATTGTCAAGGTTATACAaccaataattttattaaacggAATTGGTTTGCATTTTTGAATCATTTGAGTGAAAATGAACATCTTaacagcatttattttcagctCTTGTCAAGTGTTTGGCGcgaaaagctaaacaaataaaaatcaaaattactATAGAACcagaaaaaagtgaaaaaataaacttCGTCAAACAGCAACGCTTTTTTGGCGGTGCCCAAGGTGGTGCCGGCGGCGAAGGCGGTAAGGGTGGCGAGGGCGGAAGTGCTTCGAGCTCATCATCAGCTAACTCCAATAATGATaatagtaatttaaataaattgttacaaatgatgtttaataataatgacaaTAAAGCGAACAGTTTTAATAATCATGCAACAAATATTGTGATTGGACGGTATGTACTTCATagatttattacattttacagTGAATATATACTTacaatttcatatttgttttcagACCAAAGCGCAGGTCAACTATCCACTTCAAATGAGTGATTCTAAAtgctaaagtttaaaattcattGTAAATCAATCGAAGTGAAATATAAAGTTGTCAATGTCAAATTTTGTGTAATGGAATATAGTCAGCATCATAGGTGGGGAGAGCATTCAACAGCATCTGCATCTGAGTGTTTCATTTTAAAGCgtatacttttaaattttaatatgatATCTTAGTCTGTGAAAAGTCAAATGTATAGTGCATGTtcattaatatgcattttgcTCTTAAGAAGCTTATCAGATTTTGCAATCAAAATGCCAGTGCttataagcttataaaattaacgCCGAAAATATAATTCGTACACGTGTAGTAGTGCGCAGCCACGTATCGCAGTACTACTAAATAAACAGAGACTAAAAGTAGGCAGACGTAGAAACTAGCTACTTTACTGGCTGGTGCCAGCGCCCGAAGCCAAGACATAAAAAGAAAGCGTTCGGGAACTGGAGAGCTATCTTGCTTTTCACGAGTGGACCTCAACCAAGTCGGCTGAGCGTTATTCAAAAAGGAACAATTGCTAAAAgtcaaaagtttaatttgaagaGCATAAAGTATCAAAAAAAAGTAGGTAAAAGTACTCTTCATACATTTTTGTGACTCTCTTAGTCAAAAGTCGCTCTTAGCAaaactttggctttgcctgaaaaaaaatgttatttttctctctctatcacattaaattaaacttaatctgaataattgcaaattttaatttcaatttaacataaaaattaaatagcagtAGTAGATTGCATAATACAGTGTGCTGCATGCTTGTTCAATTTCACAGATTCATCGGATTCAGTCCCTATAACTGTTAAGATTCAATTTATTCCACTTATTACTGAAATTTTCTCCAGCTAACTGCATTGTCAAGGTTATACAaccaataattttattgaacGGAATTGGTTTGCATTTTTGAATCATTTGAGTGAAAATGAACATCTTaacagcatttattttcatcTTGCTCTTGTCAAGTGTTTGGCACGTtgaagctaaacaaataaaaatcaaaattactCTAGGACCAGAAAGAAGTGAAACAAACAATGTCGTACGCAGGAAAGGCTGGATTGGTCCTGTGATGCAAATGGCTTCTGGTCTGCTAGGCGGTATGGGGGGCGGTGCCCAAGGTGGTGCCGGCGGCGAAGGCGGTAAGGGTGGCGAGGGCGGAAGCGCTTCAAGCTCATCATCAGCTAACTCCAAagatgataataataatatgaataaattgaaCCAAAATAATTGGAGTAATAATGTCAATAACGCCTTCAGTATTAATAACCATGCAACAAATATTAGGATTAATCGGTATGTACTTCATATAATTCTTACATTTTACGGTAAATATGtacttacaatttattttcagacCACTtgcaaacaaatggcaacaagcaaagcgCAGGTCAAGTATTCGCTTTAAATGAGTGATTCTAAAACTTCAGAGTAACTAACGTTGCGCGCTCAAGTTCTAAAGTTAGAACTGTTTTGTAAATcatcaaaatgaaatataaagttttaaatgtCAGTCTTTCTAATGAAATGTATTCCGCATTGCTCACAGGCAAGCTCATAGAATTGACgccacaaataataatttgtacgTATGTGCTTGTTAATTTTCACAGATTCATCTGATTCAGTCTCTAAACCTGTGAAGATTCAATGTATTCCTTTTATTATTGTGaaacaattgtaattttcTGCAGCTAACTGCTATgctaagtttattttaattttaattattaattttatttgagcaTAGCATAGTGTTTgctgtgaaaataaaattaataaacattaagttaattaaatattatattataaaatattaatgtatatttttttggtcATAGTAGTATTGTAATTCCTATTCAACTGTTGTTCTCATTTCAAATATTCGCGGTATTTTTTGCCTAccatcgatatatcgatattaaATCTAGAACATTTTGCAGCACTATCGCAGTGCATGCCTTACAGCACTAGTAATTTGTCGCATTTCATTGCTTTACAGCACTAGTAATTTCTCgaattgaattttgcataatatttgttaaagttaGACTTGTGTTGTTAGATTTGTGTAGCTTAaggttaaatatttgccaaacaaaatggTACGTAAGGGTGGGAGCGTCGTGaattatatcaaatatttgttaatatatatgGTTTACCTGTTTATGTTCACGGCAATGATTTTTGGTGACGTTcaatatgtgcatgtgtgtcaGTTCTTTATGTGCGTGTGACGAACCACTGAAATAAAAGGCCGCGTCATTAAATTGCATCCAATAATTTCGATTTTTTACTAAATTATGTCAATTACAATGTTTTTATGCGCAGTCGTTTGTGGAAAAATTAACGGGACTTATGGCACGTCCAAATCAACAAGACCCAGCTGGCGGTCCAGAGGCACCCTGGTATCTCAAATATGGCAGCCGAGTGCTTGGCATCGTGGCCGCCTTTTGTAAGTTACAATCAACCAATAAGTAAACATTTTAGTGTAAAATTCATATGAATATTAAAGTGTAGCTACATATTTGCATCGATTTTTTCTATGCGCTGcccttgtctgtgtgtgtgcgtgtgtgtgtataattttgttgatGCGTTGTTTATCTGTCGCGTGTGCTCGCTCGCCCCCCATTCGCCCACAACACGCATACTCACACGCTCTTTGAGCGGACATTGATAAAGGCAAACCATGAGCGACAAAAGGATACAGAAATGTTTGCCAATCTGTgcggcgtgtgtgtgtgtatgtatgtatgtattgtgtGTTGGAGGCGTTGCTGTCTGCTTGTTGCCTTTAagtgtattttatagtttCTTCAATGCATTTCAACCGACAATTTCGCATGCTTCCACTACAGGCGTATATTTTTATCAGTTCAATTGATGTTCTCTTTATGTACTTGTATGTACgtctgtatgtatgcatatatacacacatacccttctctcgctctctttctcttagTGTCAGTCTGTGCTTTGTTTTCTCAGTTGTCATGACATTGAACCTGCCTACCAAACGTTTCCTTTGTACATTTCAATgtgttttattatatgtacatttgcataaataaaatgggtAAACATGCTagaaatttgctttaaagatCGCAAACTTAGCTCTTATCTTAAAAGATAAACTTATGTAGTGTCTTTAACTAAAATCATTGTATTACAATCAACAAGCAATTGTAACGgcagaattttaaaaaatcttaCACTAATGGGGCTTCCATAAACAGGTTTTATTAAGACAGAAGTAGAATAATTTAATCACAGccttataataaaataactatACACTACTACTTAAGCTGATGAACTCTGCTCTAGACCGCAATAACCTCAAAAAGTGAGGCATCATTACTCATAAACTGGATTATCGCATAAAATACCCTAGAAAAATTATCTTATGAACGTGATTAGATAATGGAAAACatccaaaaattaaaacaattacttTTATGTTTATCTCTCGAGCCAAATTGTTATCACCGCaccaatatttaaattgtacttACTGGGATAAGTCAACTTAAagctctaatttaatttacatatatacatatgtctgtTAATTCTATCAAtagtaaatttagtttttgctgtAGATCAGCGTGAACAGCTcatgttgtttttgcttctaATTCAACTACCAATGCTCCAATTTAAACAAGTGTTTTTTCTGGCTTGTCACGCTTCTATGGTCTGCAtcgtatatttaatttattttattttctcccGTTTTGCTTATTTCAAACAAAAGAATGGAGCCCAACCAAATGAGTGACTCGCGATGATTAGATAGTGAAAAGTTGGTAGATAATGGGTCCAAATATTGGAGGCGTTTggtaaattgtaatttaaaatctactcttgtttattttgtattttaatcaaCTGAAACCGCCCCTTGTATTAGTGTTGATGAatgttttcaatatatttatatatgtacatgatttttaattgcgATATATATTGTAAAACTTACTTTTTCTCTTTTAAATTCCAGTTGCCATACTCTTTGGTCTGTGGAATGTGCTGTCGATCATTGGTTTGAGCGTGTCTTGCCTCGTCGCTGGCATAATACAGATGATAGCAGGATTTGTGGTAATGGCCCTGGAGGCGCCTTGCTGCTTCGTGTGCATTGAGCAGGTGGGCTCTGTGGCGGATAAGGTCGACTCCAAGCCAATGTATTTCCGAGCGGGTCTCTACTGCGCGTGAGTATCACTGCATAGTTTGAATGAACTGAATAATGAAtttcattgcttttgcttgcagtaTGGCAGTGCCTCCAATATTCATGTGCTTCGGACTGGCTAGTCTCTTTGGCAGTGGTCTGATTTTTGCCACAGGCGCTGTCTATGGCATGATGGCGTTAGGCAAGAAGTGAGTATTGTCGATGGATCAATGCAGATATTGATTAAGTCAAGCAGTTAGTTGGCTAGTTTAACTGTTAGTTCGTGAGGCGCTGAGAACGCGGTCAACAGGCAAATGCTAATCATAAATCTATATTCTCTTTATTCCTTGTTGTGCTTACGCTTGCAATAACTAAACCATAACTACAAatactcacacacaaacacacacacacctatgTAAATATTGTAATGATAAAAGAGCGTCGCGAGAGGACATGGCTGCTGCGGCCACATCGCCCACCCAAATGGGCGGCCAGGTGGGtggccaaatgcaaatgggcGGCGATCAACATATCACACTCATGGAAGATCCAGATGTCTGGCGTCCAACATAAATGCGTTAATTAGATGCATAAACtgccaaaacgaaaacaacaaaacaaaataataaactacaacatcacacacacacacagaacatACCTAATTGGAGAAAAtgacaacaagaaaaaaaaaaacagctacATAAATTACTAAAGAGCCTCAAAGCaattaaactaatattttaCTGCGCATAGTTTTTAGTGTTCGTTCCAATAACAAGCATTGATAATTCGATTAACAAATAATGTTCTAATGCATCTAGTTGCAACCAATTCAGAGTATTTAGCATAACTGTTTAACAAAACACCCCACCAATGAGaaacacaagaaaaaacaagaaatgttacaattgcatttgagaacaatttgtttttagcgtTAATTTTCTTGTAATTCGCATGCAGttgcatttccatttaaaaatatcgttgaaaattgcagttaaatatataaatatatttatatataaatacataaataaataaatgcatatatttttagtgtaaaactatttaaatataaagcaattaaaaacagctcaataaattaaagcagcttcCACACACAAATTACCTGGCAATAGTAATAAAGTCAAAGATAAATTGAGCTATAGagcaatttatacaaaaatggtgagataaattaaataaataaatgagcaccatataaaattgaaaacgaggcaacaaacttattattgtattcaaaaaatgtattatgAAAAAACATTCCAATTAGTTGAAGcgttaatatttattcagaatatacattattatttattctactttaattatgttttttatgaAAGATTTAAGTTCATAGTTAATcagtaaacatttaaaatgctaCCAAGTTAGGTTatctattaaaatattagttaATTATATACGAACGCAacactaaaaattaattaatgtaaaatataGTGTTcatatcaattaaattaactgcccctatatcacacacacacacacaatcagacatacacatacactataaaatgtataacGTATTAATTCAACTATGCTAAACCAATGAATTGTACATGATAAGTGCAGTACCAGTAACGGATCCAGAACAGTCCAgtcaaatacaataatataaatatgctacaccaactaagcaacaactacttcaacagcaacaagtacgcaacaaaaggcaattgcaataatttattattcaatctATTCAGTAGCTCAAATGATAAACGTTTCATGTAGATAAGCTTAACttcttttggttttcttttagtaaagtaaattaaagctttgattagtttatattttgaatttccaTTCGTGTTACCCAAACATGTATCTATTAGATTTTAACTTTGTCTTTTGCACAATTCTTTAGTATAtagttttgcttataattttctaGTCTAATTGTAAGAGCCAATATATTTGTAGATTATCTATTCTTTTTGATGAAAATGAAACGATTGTGATCTCTAcctataaattaataattaattggcaTATAAATTGTACAATATCtgtttttataattactgCATTCGATTATATCTATGTAGGCTCGAAGAGCACcagttaatttatttcacaCACATTTCTTAGTTGTCGCTATCTGTAAGCTTGAGTTTtcgaaattatatttgtactTCTTTGTATACTTatagcatttgctttatacatatatcttaCTAATTCGTttcacacatttatatatagagcCAGCATTGAGGATATGCGTGCCGCGGCGGGCACTACGACGGGATACGGCGGAAATTCATCCACAACCAATGATCGGGCCGGCATTGTCAATAATGCGCAGCCATTCTCCTTTACCGGCGCTGTGGGCACCGACAGCAATGTGTGATGTATATAGAACCCGTATCAAAGCCGTACGCTTGGATCTTTTGATCGGCTGAGGTGTGCGATGAGAAAATAAGACTCGCATCGCAACGCAACGCATAAAAGgcaacttaaaaatattataactaCAGCAGCAATTCAACTGGAGCTATTATACATGTGCAATTTACTGTTGGCGACCAATTTCATC
The DNA window shown above is from Drosophila busckii strain San Diego stock center, stock number 13000-0081.31 chromosome 3L, ASM1175060v1, whole genome shotgun sequence and carries:
- the LOC108599056 gene encoding uncharacterized protein LOC108599056; amino-acid sequence: MYKFSFLLATVLLSCAELGTAQVKPSAEIGRVTVQVPLLSNGKPVMSNANDQVEVADVQEIKPDKVVPPLAQVPPKVQESSLSKVRRMRAIAMSPVLPNHGIRNPVALKSRKARSAWSTAKPHSGRPKPWYASALYPKSWSWRPKSWYAPAWWHPRPMLPKLRKMRSVVTTMTTNVPPASSTVHSVRPKSAKNCYNMLVTGMLATTIMPMPPTPVENCDELCTKFELNPICAYNGICIHEFPNQCVMDTFNCKHRDLSFRAVDEDVCNMSLCARRCTEEDLKV
- the LOC108598482 gene encoding calcium channel flower isoform X2 is translated as MSFVEKLTGLMARPNQQDPAGGPEAPWYLKYGSRVLGIVAAFFAILFGLWNVLSIIGLSVSCLVAGIIQMIAGFVVMALEAPCCFVCIEQVGSVADKVDSKPMYFRAGLYCAMAVPPIFMCFGLASLFGSGLIFATGAVYGMMALGKKASREDMAAAATSPTQMGGQVGGQMQMGGDQHITLMEDPDVWRPT
- the LOC108599411 gene encoding hrp65 protein translates to MNILTAFIFILLLSSVWHVEAKQIKIKITLGPERSETNNVVRRKGWIGPVMQMASGLLGGMGGGAQGGAGGEGGKGGEGGSASSSSSANSKDDNNNMNKLNQNNWSNNVNNAFSINNHATNIRINRPLANKWQQAKRRSSIRFK
- the LOC108598482 gene encoding calcium channel flower isoform X1, encoding MSFVEKLTGLMARPNQQDPAGGPEAPWYLKYGSRVLGIVAAFFAILFGLWNVLSIIGLSVSCLVAGIIQMIAGFVVMALEAPCCFVCIEQVGSVADKVDSKPMYFRAGLYCAMAVPPIFMCFGLASLFGSGLIFATGAVYGMMALGKKASIEDMRAAAGTTTGYGGNSSTTNDRAGIVNNAQPFSFTGAVGTDSNV